One segment of Primulina tabacum isolate GXHZ01 chromosome 14, ASM2559414v2, whole genome shotgun sequence DNA contains the following:
- the LOC142523929 gene encoding uncharacterized protein LOC142523929: MAPKLDIGWEFGKSIRGDRKTIQCKLCGKIITGGITRLKQHIAHVAGNVESCTKAPKEISLMFRKHLQDTKNERNLIKKKKEIAINAIQQSIHGLDNCSDSGDDDKFDNTYEETLQDMENRALRNAMKESRRTRAFEEDMQNRYGSGNVGGSSSSPSANPNLRKQMTRSFSVREGAQLPSKGIDSYMFSSKRKSIKNWFAPEKVKDVGKAISKWFIYNAIPFHAADSGPYYQAMINTIADVGPGVQGPSGRQIGGVFLEEEVEDITIYLNTLKSKWPKYGCTIMCDGWSTRNKHPIINFMIYCDRNMIFHSSVDCTNKRKTADFILSLLNNVIDDIGEENVVHVVTDSESANKAAGQKLMIERPHMFWSPCAAHCIDLMLEDIGKMTKAKRCIDKAKQITSFIYNSDKIVNLMKIYTNDNELLRPGITRFATEFISLENLVR; the protein is encoded by the exons ATGGCTCCAAAACTCGATATTGGTTGGGAGTTTGGTAAATCCATCAGAGGTGATAGAAAGACAATACAATGCAAACTTTGTGGAAAAATTATAACTGGTGGAATTACAAGATTAAAGCAACATATTGCTCATGTTGCTGGAAATGTTGAGTCATGCACTAAAGCTCCAAAAGAAATATCATTGATGTTCCGGAAACATCTTCAAGATACTAAGAACGAGAGAAATTTAatcaaaaagaagaaagaaattgCTATTAATGCAATTCAACAGAGCATACATGGACTCGATAATTGCAGTGACAGTGGAGATGATGATAAATTTGATAATACCTATGAAGAAACTTTACAAGATATGGAAAATAGGGCATTGCGAAATGCAATGAAAGAAAGTCGTAGAACAAGAGCATTTGAGGAAGATATGCAAAACCGATATGGTTCag GAAATGTTGGTGGTAGTTCATCATCACCAAGTGCAAATCCCAATTTAAGAAAACAGATGACTCGTAGCTTTAGCGTACGAGAGGGAGCTCAGTTACCATCGAAAGGGATTGATTCTTACATGTTTTCATCAAAACGAAAGAGTATAAAAAATTGGTTTGCTCCTGAAAAGGTCAAAGATGTTGGGAAGGCTATTTCAAAATGGTTTATATACAATGCAATTCCATTTCATGCAGCAGATAGTGGTCCATACTACCAAGCAATGATTAATACCATCGCAGATGTTGGACCTGGAGTACAAGGTCCTTCGGGACGTCAAATAGGTGGTGTTTTCCTGGAAGAGGAGGTAGAAGATATCACTATATATTTGAATACATTAAAATCCAAATGGCCAAAATATGGATGTACAATAATGTGTGATGGTTGGAGCACACGCAACAAGCATCCTATcattaattttatgatatactGCGATCGCAACATGATATTTCATAGTTCAGTGGATTgcacaaacaaaagaaagacaGCCGATTTTATATTATCTCTTTTGAATAATGTTATTGACGATATTGGAGAAGAAAATGTTGTACATGTGGTTACAGATAGTGAAAGTGCAAACAAAGCTGCTGGACAAAAATTGATGATTGAAAGACCTCACATGTTTTGGTCACCTTGTGCTGCACACTGCATTGATCTTATGCTTGAAGATATTGGTAAGATGACAAAGGCAAAGAGGTGCATTGATAAAGCAAAGCAAATAACAAGTTTTATATACAATAGTGACAAAATCGTGAACTTAATGAAAATCTACACGAATGATAATGAATTGTTGAGACCTGGAATCACTCGCTTTGCTACTGAATTTATTTCTTTAGAAAATCTCGTCCG TTGA
- the LOC142523930 gene encoding uncharacterized protein LOC142523930 — protein MGEMWKEIWRLREQVGSRAPVPKKRIPFSLSILEEGLLPNFRQSNVGEYDGHTDPEEQLERFENAALLHQYSDGVRCRVFLGTLVRSAQQWFNTLQPNSIQSFEDFSAAFLHRFVSSKRHQKSYLSLFVMKQQEAETLREFVQRFKIAALEIPAATPDNMISAFTQGLRGGEFFKSLVKKPPSSYDDLLARAEKYVNLEDAQRYRRMENRPEGSRVEGAERGGKKRGAGEHDVDVGVNEGLDG, from the coding sequence ATGGGGGAGATGTGGAAGGAGATATGGAGGTTGAGGGAGCAGGTAGGAAGCAGAGCGCCGGTACCCAAGAAAAGAATTCCTTTTTCATTATCCATCTTGGAAGAAGGGCTTCTCCCAAATTTCCGACAATCGAACGTAGGAGAATATGACGGACATACAGACCCCGAAGAACAATTGgagagatttgagaatgcggctctgttgcaccaatattcgGATGGAGTTAGGTGtagggtgtttctgggcacgttggtaAGGTCAGCCCAACAATGGTTTAATACcctgcagcccaactccatacaATCTTTCGAAGATTTTTCTGCAGCTTTCTTGCATCGATTTGTCAGtagcaagaggcaccagaaaagCTACTTGAGTTTGTTTGTAATGAAACAGCAAGAGGCCGAAACTTTACGTGAGTTTGTCCAGCGCTTCAAGATCGCAGCGTTGGAAATACCAGCAGCTACCCCTGACAACATGATAAGTGCTTTTACCCAAGGGCTGAGGGGAGGAGAATTCTTCAAATCGCTGGTCAAGAAACCTCCGTCGAGCTATGATGACTTGTTAGCTCGggcggaaaaatatgtaaacttggaagacGCCCAACGGTATAGAAGGATGGAAAACCGACCCGAAGGGAGTAGGGTGGAGGGAGCCGAGAGAGGCGGTAAGAAGAGAGGTGCAG